The following DNA comes from Hippoglossus hippoglossus isolate fHipHip1 chromosome 12, fHipHip1.pri, whole genome shotgun sequence.
CAGgtcaaagggtcaaaggtcatttgTAACACATGATTGCGTTCACACCTCAGCTCTGATCTCTGATCTCTGTGGATCTCGTACTGCAGGATTCCTGCGGAGCGATCTGGAAACTGGATCTTTCCTTCACCCACACGGCAAGTTCTCCACACTGACACGTTTATACACACGCTACTGGTTATATTCCACTTTGTTTATtaagtaatgtgtgtgtgtgtgtgtgtgtgcctgtgtgtgtttgtgtgtgtgtgtgtgtgtgtgtgtgcaggctccCGATCCAGAGTGCCTGTTTTCCTTCCATGCCGGGGCGATCCAGGGCCTGGACGTGTCCCCGAACTCCCACCTGATGGCCACAATCGCTCTGGACCGTGAGTCACACATTTCAACacctgcgcgcacacacacacacaaacacacacacacacacacacacacacacacacacacacacacacacacgctacaaAGGtactgtgtttctctctctccaggttcAGTCAGAGTTTTTGACTTCCTGTCCAACAGAGAACTGACCATCAGCCGCTTCTTTCAGGGTGGAACCGCTCTCATCTGGGCTCCACCTGAGGTGAGTGTGTCGGTATGAAAACGACTCGTGCAGCCACGTGACACGACAGAGGagtgactccccccccccccggtgttTGTCTTCAGGTGAGCCAGGCTGGAGGTTTGCTGGTGACAGGTTTCGAGGACGGGGTCGTCCGCCTGCTGGAGTTGTTCGACCCTCAGAGGCTGCCTGTAGACGCCAGGCGCCAACACAAAGGAGACGCCAGACTGAACCTCAAACAAGCCTTCAAACCCCACAATGCACCTGTAACTGCTGTGGCGTATGAGCGACATGGAGACGTCTTAGCCACAGGGGTGAGAATGCTTAGAGATCCAGTCTGAAtacagcagagggcgactccactggttttaaAAGAGCTCTCACCTTGTGTCCTCCTCAGAGCTCAGACTGCACCGTGTTCTTCTTCACGGTCGGGGACTCGTACCGTCCCATCGGCTGGGTCCACGTCCCTGGGCCGGTGCTGGGGCTGCAGTGGTCCCCCCACTCCCACGTGAGTCTGGCGTCCAGCCATCCATCCCTGCAGGCAGCAGACTCAAGAACATGTGTGATGGAATGTGACTGTTTCCACCTGAATTCTTTTGCTTTTTCACTCAGAGAGAAAACCGGCTGCTCGTCCTGTGTGAGAACGGTCACGTGGTCGAGCTCCACAGTCCTGATCCCAAAGCTCAGAAGCCGTCGAAGAGCTTTGAGCTGCCGGAGCTGCCTCGAAGATCCTTCAGGTTCAGGAGCATCAAATCTCGAATCAAGGTCTAACTGTGCACGTCCTTTGTATCACTGTTGTAATCTGTCTCTGTTGTCATATCTCATTCTAGTACTTTTTCTGTCCTTCATCTCCTGCTGTCTCAAAGTTAatattgtatgtttgtgtttcagagagaggaggaaaaggcaAGACGTCACGCtgacaaggagaagaagaagggagatTTGTTAAAAGAATCAAAGCTGGGAGAAgtagaagatgaagaagaagaggaggaggatgaagagttACCGCCTATCTACATCCCCGACCCTCCGAGTCCTCTCTACTGTGGCTTCTACTCACAGCCTGGACATTTCTGGCTGTCAATGGTCCGAACACACACTCAGTAACAGTGACATAGTGCTGCTTTAAACAGTCTGAGGATGATccatgtttctcttctctctctctctctcctgtagGGAGGCTTCGACTCAGGTTTCCTGTATCACTGTAGGTTCTCTGAGAAGCAGGATGAGGATCTGGACCAACTGCAGGATGAGCCCTTTGACTTCTTACCTGTTTGTGACACCGACGATGACCCCATTCGCTCCGTCACCTTCAGGTAGCCGGGGTTCAAACTCTACAGCCTCacattttaatagttttactTATTGAAGATGGTAGCAGACGTTTTCTGCCTCAtgctttcttgttttgttcGTAGCTCCGACATGAAGCTGTTGCTCTGCGGCCTGCACTCAGGCACCATCAGGGTCTACCTGCTGCAGCCCGGGGACCAGGGCCTCTCCTCCATGAAGGACTACTGGGCCCTCAGTGTTCACGACAACCAGTACGGACACCTGCGGCACATTCGCTGTAGCCACGACGACAACTTTGTGCTGACGGCGGGTGAAGACGGTAACATCTTCTCCTTCAGCCTGCTTCCCCCGGAGGAGCTGCAGACGAGCCTGCAGAGAAAGAAGGCCACGGTTCCTTCACCCAGGGTCGGTCCACGCTTTATTAaccttttactttttcacatGTGTATTTAAAGGAGAGGGATTATAATTATCTCCAATAAAAAGTTATATCATCTGTTCACAGGTGGGTTTTGAAAAAGAGTCGTACGCTCAGGACATCGAGGGCCCCACAGCTGACAGGTGAGAACATTCAGGGATAatctccttttcctcctgacACCTCCTTCGTGTATCTATCGTGTTTCTTTCTATCTGTCTATTTATGAAAATTTATCATAATGTAGATAAGTTAGttgtcttcatcatcttcattgaATCTCTTCCAGCATCGTGGCGGCGAAACTGAAGCTGGAGAAGGATCGTCTGCAGCGGGAGGCGGAGCTGAAGATcacagaaaagaagaggaagctggCCGAGCTCCAGAAGAAGTTCAGACAGGTGCTGAAGGTCAACAGGAGTCTGCCCGAGCACGTTCGCCTGAAGCatgaggtacacacacacacacacacacacacacacacacacacaaacacacactgtaaattcacgtatacactgtgtgtgtcataAACCAAACCATTCAAGATCAGACCTGGGTTGTGTTTAAGGTTAGGGTTtgatgtgtggtgtgtgtgtctttgtgtttgtgtgtttgtgtgtgtgtgtgtgtgtgtgtgtgtgtgtgtgtgtgtgtgtgtgtgtgtgtgtgtgtgtgtaggagctggagctgcaccCCTGTTTCAAAGAAGAGGCAGAACGGTTGAAGTTGCAGCGGATGATGGAGGTCAGAGAGCAGCTGAGCTGGGAGAAGGAGCGCTGCCACATCGCATTCAGCAAACTGCAGGACTGGTACTGactgaaaccacacacacacacgattgtTTTATAATCATGAGTTAAGTTAATAGTTTAACTTGTTTAAAAACGTTAAATTTAACCCCTTTGAACTcctaaaaatgaaatattaaagccAGCAGAGCTCAATAACTGTCCTTGATCAAACTGTTTTGaaagttttctgtgtgtgttcaggggcTTGTAGAAAGTTCATTTACAGCAATTAAACAAACagttaaaaacagagaaatcctAAATCTTATTAGTGACAGGTTGCGTCAGAGAGAAACAAGTGAACATAACGTTTACTGCACAGGCTAAATTGTGAATTGTGTACGCTTTGAATGGTGGATATGAAAAATGATTCTGTTTATATGAGGGAAAGTCAACGAGCTTCCAACCAGAGAGAAACCCTCCTCATGTGTTTGGTCACAGGTTCAGAgactctgtggaggaggccAATGTCATCACCTTGGTTGCGATCCGCAGCGACCACCGAGTCTCCACCTACAGTTTGCCGTCGCTCACCAAGTCCTCAGCCCAGCTGGGACATCAGGACACGCCCAGCTGTCCTGACCGAGACAAGCACGTCACATCAGACCGCAGGAAATCCAGAACTGAGCTTGAAAAAGACAGCGACATCGCAGGTAGGCAAGTGTCAGTGCGTTGGTTTCTCAAAGACACGCTTGACCTTTTTTAACCTATGTGCGTTCTCCAGACGAGGAGGTGCTGTGCCCCAAGGTGGCTCGTGCAGCAGCTGTCAAACTGGGCGATCGGCAAGAAGAGAGGCTGAAGAAGGCTGCGGTGAAGGCCGAGCAAGCTCGAGCCAAATTAGCCATCAGGAAGCAGGAATGGGCCCAGCTGTGAGTGGGATGATCGGCAACGTTACATTTACATGGAATTCTGTTATTGTCATCGTGTTCCCTGATGTGAACTCgtgatgattatgattattgGTTCCTCAGTTACGCAGAGAAACCAGACGAGGACTACGAGGATCCGCAGGATGTGCAGAACATCAGCGAAGCCCGAGAGAACATCGGAGACTTAAAACTAAAGACGGACAAAGACTTCACGGTGCCGAGACACCTGATGATGAccagtgggaggaagagagcgGAGCTGAAAGACCTGGAGGATAATGTACACACTtctactaacacacacacatacacactgccTCATGTACAGGTATGTCGGATTCATTTAACGACTTCCTTCATCCCATCAGATGTGTGCGAAGCAGACTGAGCTGAATGGACGAATCGTGGCCTTGCGGGACACCAAGGTTCGCCTGGTGTCTCAGTTGAGAGCTCAGGCCAAGCAGCTCCACAAGGTCCAGCAGCGTCTGGCGGCCCATCTCCACCGCGCTCCACCCATCCTGCCGACCATGCTGCCGGAGGAAACCCCAGAGAAGAGGCTGCAGAGCAACCGAGCCACCCTGGAGCGATACCGTGTCCTGAGGGAACAGAGGTACAAGGAAAGTTCACAATGAAGTCTCTCCGAGCGCTGGTATAtggatttaaaaagtgaatctacagttttattgttttaacagGTTAAAGGACACACgggaggacaaggaggagggGACGACACGTttgctggagcagctggagaaagagatgaaggagaaagaggaggatgatcacgagagaggaggagaagaagaagaagaggaggagacatcaGTGGAGGAGGGAGTGGGGCTgactgagctggaggaggagctcggcagggaggaggagatcagaCTGTTGGAGGAGCAGGACTCTCTGCTGGAGCAGGTCTCTGATCATCAGTCAATAATCAGAttgaatgtgtaaatgtaaacaaCATATTGTGGtgtttaacttttgttttgaaatcatCAGATGGAAACATCCGTGTGTCGGTTTGACGCCGAGCTCCTGCAGCTGCGTCACCAGAGGCTGCATCTGGACTTGAAGCTGACGCTGGCCGACCTCCGTCAGCTGAAACTCTACcaggagctgctgctcctcaagGAGTTGGAGACGAAGGAGAGCAGCCTGCAGGAGAAGTTCGACGCATGCATCAGGGAGGAGAACAGCATCGAGGTGGGTGGAGGTCATGCACCTGTGGACGTTCTCTTCATGTCATGTTCTCCTCGTGTTGTCCTCATGTTGTCCTCATGTTGTCCTCATGTGGTTATTTTGTTAAATCCTCCTCTCAAAGTCCCAACTGGAGGAGTGTaaggagcagctgcagctgaagcagcGGGACATCGTCAAGctgcaggagagggagaaggcTCTGCACACCGCCCTCCGGGCCTCGCTGGGCGACAACAACAAGTTTCAAGAGTTTCTCACCAAAGTCTTTGAGAAGAAAATCAAACGTGTGAAGAAGAAGGAGCCGAGAGGTGAGGGGAAGCAAAGCaacacagggtgtgtgtgtgattgtgagatgctgtgtgtgtccttcatgatcccagtgtgtgtttgcagaggaagAAGTGGACAGTGATGAAGAGTCTGATGAGGACGACTGggatgacgatgacgatgatgatgatgacgatgatgatgatgatgattacgACAGTGAGGAAGGAGCTCTGGACGACAGCGTGTGTCCTCCAGGTCAGTACCGTGCCGCAGACGAAAGTTCAAGCAGGTGATGTTTGGGTTTAATCACGGCCTcagacatgttgtgtgtgtttcaggctgtGACCCCCAGATGTTTGaatacacactgcagctgcGTGAGCGTCGGCTGGACCTGGAGGACATGCTGGCGGAGGACAAGAAGTGTGTTGAAGCTCTGAAGGACGAGTGTACCGCCCTCGTCAAGAAGGTCCAACTTTGATTTTCATCGTCCGACATGTTTCTCTTACCATGTGCAccttttttccctctgacatcctcctttgtgtgtgtgtgtgtgtgtgtgtgtgtgtgtgtgtgtgtgtgtgtgtgtgtgtgtgtgtgtgtgtgtgtgtgtgtgtgtgtgcgtgcgtgcgttggctctgcaggagaaacaggCGAAGAGCAGTCGTAAATTCGTTGATGACGACTTGGAGTTAGTCAACAGAGAGAAACGGCAGAGAATGAACGAGCTGGATGTGGTGGTTCCTCTCCGACTGCACCAGGTGATGACTGGTGTAACTGGTTATGAAAGTAAAAATCCCAAACTGATGCACTTCCTGCTCGTGTAGTAAATGTCGGCCTCTGCTCTCGCTTTACCTTCTCAGTTAAAAGAACTCTGCTTGTGCTCTAACTGTccgcttgcactcagatattttttttaacgtgGAAAGATTTCCTgcgcttcagctcttctcctcactctGCTTCTGTGCGAGTGAAAcgtctgctcttggatttttccTCAGCGTTACTTCCTTGAGAATCCCATATGGGCGGTTACTTTAACAGGGATCATGCACGGCTtcatttacacactcacactcagtcctgctctcaaacgGAAACGCTCTTGAACAAAATAAACCATATGCAAAGATTCACAGCCCTGGACTTCTACTCAAACACACTtgtcctttctccttctcttctccgCTTGTCTGCCAGATTGAGTTTGTCGTTGACGGCTCTGTGCCATCGGACCTGAGCGAGGGTCTGGTGGTGGACCGGACGGAGCTGGCCAGGCTGGAGCGGCGCATcaagcagctgcaggtggagaagtCTCATCAGAGAGATCTGAAGGTTCACGCCCGGCATCATCACAGCAAACTGCTCCGCGAGTGCAAGGACATGAAGGCTCAAGGCCAAGGTAGGAAACTCACAGCGTGTGAAGATTCAACACGTGAAATTCAGATGCCACTTCTCCTGTCGTGAGTATTTCCAGTGCCAGAGAGTCAGTCGTATGTTTActgatctgtgtgtctgtgtgtgtctgtgtgtgtctgtgtgtgtgtctgcagagctgGAGATGGAGTGCAAcaagctgatgatgatgaagtgtGGGCGGCTGGTGAATCTGGAGATTCTGCAGACGCTGTCGGGGAACAGggtgctggaggagctgaagcagcagaaaaaccGTCATGATGCTGCTTATGAGAAAGAAATCCAACAGTGGGATGTACgtggtcctgtgtgtgtgtgtgtgtgtgtgtgtgtgtgtgtgtgtgtgtgtgtgtgtgtgtgtgtgcggttcaGATAAGAGTGGGATAACGTGATCACTTGTTTTCTTCTATGTCCACTTCAAAGTCAACAGATTGAAGTACGTTTATTGATTgatcttgttttgtgtgtgtgtgtgtgtgtgtgtgtgtgtgtgtgtggttcaggcGAAGGTGGACGAGGCCCGCCAGGCTTCGATGGAGGTCACCCAGCGTAACACGAAACATCTCCTCAGAAAGAAAAAGCTCCTTGAAGAGAAGATAGAACTGGAGAGTAAACTCAACGCCAGGGGGAAAAAcattgtaatttgtgttttcacgtATTAATCAAATATCTCCTGATATCTCCTGATCATCTTTAACTTTTGAGTTGTCGGAACATGTGAGTTTGTCTCATTTCTACTGTGCgtcttcatctgtgtgtttgtgtctccagcaATTCAGACAGTTCCAGGGCGACAAGAGGCGTAATAACCTGGAGGCGATCGACAGCCTGCAGGAGGTGGTGAGGAGGCAGTCGAGTCAGGCCGACGCCCTCAGGAGGGAGATCGACGTCCTGTCCCACAAAGGAGGCCCGGTGTCCCCCCCCGGCCGCAGCCAGCTGCCCACGCCACCCCCATCCACCCCCACCGGCACACGGACGCGTCTGTCCAAACCACAAAGCTCAACCAGTTGTTCTTCTGGTTGATgctgtttttcagacatgaagacTGAAGACTGGGGTCAGGACGTTTATCTTCCACATGTGATCAACGCAGATCAGGAGAAGATCCGCAGATTCAAAAAAGTATCGTGAGACTCTTTCCCATGAATTATCCTTTATTGTTAAGAGATTCTTTGTTTGTCGTCTACTACTGCGttaatttaaaattcaaagtcTTAAATCGGGATGTTGTTTCATCACCTGCTGGTGTTTGGAGTGAACTAAAAGTTAATgtgatatgaaataaaaaacgaGTTTCACATGGCGTCTGGACACAGCTTCACTTACTGAGTTTCAAcatcttcaaacagaaaatagtTAAAACTcattgaaacaaacacaacgAGAAACTGAgatgataaaaatataaaaaagtgatGCACATGAGAATGATGCCCGTTACCAAGGAAACATGAAGCCAAGGGCGACACCTAGTGGTTCAACACAGACACTAGAAAGTGAAGGACTCAGAAAAGTGAGAATCATTTGAATTCTTTGTGACTGTGTTAAATATGAAGTTACAGATTTAACAGAGTCTGAACTCTGCAGATATTTATAACATTTCCCTCAACGGTTCAGAACTAAAGTGAAGAGACGATGACgtaaataagtaaatgttttattttacagttggaggaagaaaacatcacacatCAGAATTTGTAAATCTGTGACGAgagcaaaataataattatgtcAAATAGCATTGATGGAAGACAAGCACCTGTATATGCTTTACATCCCATAATCTTCatatacattttacagtatCCACAGTAACACTTTAATTTGTCTACAGGcacatttctgtctttgtccctCGACGGTCAACAGAGAGATTAGTGGTTTGTTTAAGAGCTTCGTGTTTCCACCTGTgttcattggtttgtttgttggacaGATTCACATGAAAGTTGGAGGACAGATGAGACGTAGGTCAAAGGTTGtgttatcactttctttaactttgtgatgAAGGGCCAGTTTTCCACAGATCAATCATTAGTTGAAGAACCTTGtcaaaatgaaattcaaataGAATTTAAATCAGGAACAATCAGATCAAACTAATCAATAATTAACAAAACTATAAATCTGACCAGATGTTAGTTCACAGCTGTGCAGCCACGAAACTGAAGAAAATCCATCAGCAAGAatcaagactttaaaaaaagaaaatagtgaAGAAGCTAAAACTAGAGTCTCTCGTCTGCAGATGGAGAACTGTCAGGGATCTCCACCCTGTCCTCCTTCCACCTTGTCCTCCTTCCCCCCTGTCCTCCCTCAACCATCCACCttgtcctccctccatcctccaccctgtcctccctcctccatcctgtcctccctccagtctctcctccctccaccatGTCCCCCTccaccctgtcctccctccaccctgTCCCCCGGGCTCACAGAGCagccagctcctgcagcagcgcCTCCTTCTCCCGCTGCAGCTCCACGATGCTCTGCTTGTTCTGCTCCAGCCGGTCCTCCCTCCACCatgtcctcctccaccctccagtctgtcctccctccaccctccagTGTGTCCCCCGGGCTCACAGAGCAGCCAGCTCCTACAGCAGCGCCTCCTTCTCCCGCTGCAGCTCCACGATGCTCTGCTTGTTCTGCTCCAGCCGGTCCTCCCTCCACcatgtcctccctccaccctcttgtctgtcctccctccaccctccagTGTGTCCCCCGGGCTCACAGAGCcgccagctcctgcagcagcgcCTCCTTCTCCCGCTGCAGCTCCACGATGCTCTGCTTGTTCTGCTCCAGCCGGTCCTCCAGCCACTGCAGCAGCGGGCCGCTTACCGCCGACATCTGGCTGCACAGGTTCTTGGTGAACACGGATCCGTTGTGGATCTTGGTGACGGGGTCCAGGTGCGCCAGGCTGTGGATCTTGCGGTACgtgtcctgctcctcctggcACAGGATCCGCGGCAGCTCCACGGCGGACTCCAGGCACACTTTGCCGATGGCCTCGCGGGGCACGACGTGGATGGGGATCTCCACCCGCTCGTACTCGGAGCCCTTCTGCGCCTGCACGGACTGGAAGCAGGTGTACAGCACCCGGCCCGTCTTCGTGTTCTTGTCCTCGATGAAGCAGGAGAAGATGAGGCCCACGAAGCACTGGTCCAGCATCTGGTACATGGCCTGGGTGCGCACGTCGACGTGGGACGGCCACACGGTGATGTGCGGGTGGGAGTGGTACCAGCCGACCACCCGCATCGTCCGGCCCGTCATGTCCGCCAGCCGCTCCGCCTCCGTGGAGGCCGCGGACAGCTGCTCCGGGGAGATCTCCACCCGGTCCTTCCTCTTGTCCGAGCGGCGGAGGATGATGACGGAGTGGATGTGGACGATGCGGGAGCCCTCCACCTCCCCGATGCACAGGCccatcacctcctccttctccgtGCTCAGCGCGTGGTTCATGCACACCAGGAAGGCGTCGGACTCCAGGTGGACCGCGCTCACCGCCATGGCTCCCTCAGGTGCGCAGGTTTACCCGGAAAGAGACGAAGACATGAGACGTCAACACAGGAGCGCTGCTTCACTTCCGTGTTCTCGCGTACTGCAACAAAAACATTCCGTGTGGCCGCAGTCACTCGACAAAGGTTCCGCTCTGTCTCAGTTTCCGTGTTTctgtcattcatttatttattttcttaaatcaaCAGTGATTCTGATATAATCAGCTAATAAATACATCAATCAATAACAATCTACTGCAAATATAAATAGATTCAAACAGCAAATTTAATTTAGGCattggacggacagacagacggattttgtttaatttgtttcgtctgtctgtccgtatttttaattttttgggacggacagacgtaAATGTCGCACGTTGTGGTAACGtggattttgtacttttaccgTTGCCttcaacaaacagcagaagaagaaactgggacatttttgtacatttgtgacTCGGTTTTGGGGAAACCTGAAATTTAACCttacaacctcctcctccttaacATAACGATGTTCTGGAAACTTTGCAGATCACTGTTGTCATGTTGCTCTAAATGCACCGAATCTCATGCATGAAACATGAGCACGACAACAACTTTGTGCATTGTGCGTTaccaaacaacactgaaactgGGTTCATCCACCCATCAAGGGCTTCATCTTGGTGAAGCCCTTGATGGGTGGATGCACTTTGGAGAGGAAGACCGTCCGTTTTCCACCTTTAAGTTTGAACCTGGAGAAGACTTGGGTGGGGTCGAACCGCCCTCGTCATGTTGCAAGCATAACTAACCCATAacaaagaataatgaaataaatgtaaattatgcTACACACAATTATTTCTATAATTGATCAGAGTTTTctctatttgtttgtgtgtgtgtgtgggtgtgtgaaggAATTTTGGCTTTAcctacacctgtgacctgcacccattggacgatactagctgtcaatcacacagaaTTCATGCCCCAATGCATATGGTGCTTCGATGTCCATTTAACTCTTAATGGAACCGTACATGACAAAATGGACATCAGGCTGACGTGTGAatcttttttcaatttttttattttttaagtgagGATACatacaagtttgtgtgtgtgtgtgtgtgtggggggggggggggggatgggagacAGGATTAGGGGCgtggaaggatgggagaggtggagggggttAACAGGGTGAAGGGAGGTGAGAAgttgtctttctctccttcttcgcctccttctctctttgctttttctctgtcttctcctgctccttcttctctttcagctccttcttcagtctcttttcttcctccttctgagTTTTTCTAGcatcctttcttcttct
Coding sequences within:
- the brcc3 gene encoding lys-63-specific deubiquitinase BRCC36 isoform X1, translated to MAVSAVHLESDAFLVCMNHALSTEKEEVMGLCIGEVEGSRIVHIHSVIILRRSDKRKDRVEISPEQLSAASTEAERLADMTGRTMRVVGWYHSHPHITVWPSHVDVRTQAMYQMLDQCFVGLIFSCFIEDKNTKTGRVLYTCFQSVQAQKGSEYERVEIPIHVVPREAIGKVCLESAVELPRILCQEEQDTYRKIHSLAHLDPVTKIHNGSVFTKNLCSQMSAVSGPLLQWLEDRLEQNKQSIVELQREKEALLQELAAL
- the LOC117771395 gene encoding cilia- and flagella-associated protein 44 is translated as MSETEETASVGEQAKETTEGSGDAEDKQTKQLPEDMDYDYEALHSRPSISPDSDIPENLLHLCHSFGYESGRRANLQLLDETTLMFIAGNLLVLLDISTKEQRYLRSCSGGGIGSITVHPSRQYFVVAEKGTQPNIIIYEYPSLRLYRILRGGTEQAYSFVEFNRDGSLLASLGSTPDFMLTLWNWRDEEVMLSCKAISQEVYRVTFSRFNPELLTSSGSGHIKFWKMASTFTGLKLQGLVGRFGKTASTDIEGYVELPDGKVVSGTDWGNLLLWDGNTIKVEICRKDGQSCHSGTVQPFVLEEGQLLTIGSDGIVRGWDFETIDAADSSIDSSRFEMEPLNELEVGYNVCLSSVVKSPQPDSFVWFAQDSCGAIWKLDLSFTHTAPDPECLFSFHAGAIQGLDVSPNSHLMATIALDRSVRVFDFLSNRELTISRFFQGGTALIWAPPEVSQAGGLLVTGFEDGVVRLLELFDPQRLPVDARRQHKGDARLNLKQAFKPHNAPVTAVAYERHGDVLATGSSDCTVFFFTVGDSYRPIGWVHVPGPVLGLQWSPHSHRENRLLVLCENGHVVELHSPDPKAQKPSKSFELPELPRRSFRFRSIKSRIKREEEKARRHADKEKKKGDLLKESKLGEVEDEEEEEEDEELPPIYIPDPPSPLYCGFYSQPGHFWLSMGGFDSGFLYHCRFSEKQDEDLDQLQDEPFDFLPVCDTDDDPIRSVTFSSDMKLLLCGLHSGTIRVYLLQPGDQGLSSMKDYWALSVHDNQYGHLRHIRCSHDDNFVLTAGEDGNIFSFSLLPPEELQTSLQRKKATVPSPRVGFEKESYAQDIEGPTADSIVAAKLKLEKDRLQREAELKITEKKRKLAELQKKFRQVLKVNRSLPEHVRLKHEELELHPCFKEEAERLKLQRMMEVREQLSWEKERCHIAFSKLQDWFRDSVEEANVITLVAIRSDHRVSTYSLPSLTKSSAQLGHQDTPSCPDRDKHVTSDRRKSRTELEKDSDIADEEVLCPKVARAAAVKLGDRQEERLKKAAVKAEQARAKLAIRKQEWAQLYAEKPDEDYEDPQDVQNISEARENIGDLKLKTDKDFTVPRHLMMTSGRKRAELKDLEDNMCAKQTELNGRIVALRDTKVRLVSQLRAQAKQLHKVQQRLAAHLHRAPPILPTMLPEETPEKRLQSNRATLERYRVLREQRLKDTREDKEEGTTRLLEQLEKEMKEKEEDDHERGGEEEEEEETSVEEGVGLTELEEELGREEEIRLLEEQDSLLEQMETSVCRFDAELLQLRHQRLHLDLKLTLADLRQLKLYQELLLLKELETKESSLQEKFDACIREENSIESQLEECKEQLQLKQRDIVKLQEREKALHTALRASLGDNNKFQEFLTKVFEKKIKRVKKKEPREEEVDSDEESDEDDWDDDDDDDDDDDDDDDYDSEEGALDDSVCPPGCDPQMFEYTLQLRERRLDLEDMLAEDKKCVEALKDECTALVKKEKQAKSSRKFVDDDLELVNREKRQRMNELDVVVPLRLHQIEFVVDGSVPSDLSEGLVVDRTELARLERRIKQLQVEKSHQRDLKVHARHHHSKLLRECKDMKAQGQELEMECNKLMMMKCGRLVNLEILQTLSGNRVLEELKQQKNRHDAAYEKEIQQWDAKVDEARQASMEVTQRNTKHLLRKKKLLEEKIELESKLNARGKNIQFRQFQGDKRRNNLEAIDSLQEVVRRQSSQADALRREIDVLSHKGGPVSPPGRSQLPTPPPSTPTGTRTRLSKPQSSTSLS
- the brcc3 gene encoding lys-63-specific deubiquitinase BRCC36 isoform X3; the protein is MAVSAVHLESDAFLVCMNHALSTEKEEVMGLCIGEVEGSRIVHIHSVIILRRSDKRKDRVEISPEQLSAASTEAERLADMTGRTMRVVGWYHSHPHITVWPSHVDVRTQAMYQMLDQCFVGLIFSCFIEDKNTKTGRVLYTCFQSVQAQKGSEYERVEIPIHVVPREAIGKVCLESAVELPRILCQEEQDTYRKIHSLAHLDPVTKIHNGSVFTKNLCSQMSAVSGPLLQWLEDRLEQNKQSIVELQREKEALL
- the brcc3 gene encoding lys-63-specific deubiquitinase BRCC36 isoform X2; translated protein: MAVSAVHLESDAFLVCMNHALSTEKEEVMGLCIGEVEGSRIVHIHSVIILRRSDKRKDRVEISPEQLSAASTEAERLADMTGRTMRVVGWYHSHPHITVWPSHVDVRTQAMYQMLDQCFVGLIFSCFIEDKNTKTGRVLYTCFQSVQAQKGSEYERVEIPIHVVPREAIGKVCLESAVELPRILCQEEQDTYRKIHSLAHLDPVTKIHNGSVFTKNLCSQMSAVSGPLLQWLEDRLEQNKQSIVELQREKEALLQELAAL